In a single window of the Penaeus monodon isolate SGIC_2016 chromosome 3, NSTDA_Pmon_1, whole genome shotgun sequence genome:
- the LOC119596929 gene encoding uncharacterized protein LOC119596929 gives MVSRAKSSTGTMALHCSQAKLWVKSHYERHEDGVVAKSVMYKHYEDYCREQGRNIMETSIFGRVVKSVFPDVTIRRLGGRDNLKYYYCGIQAKETSPYAIDNTTTTRPKRRLRKRELITDKADVHRCLLWLHKNYCSSPDSSVIKAEVYDRYVLECIAGAGEPLSMQYFGMVVTHAFPHISKRKLGPRANQQKFYFGIQERAAPLPLDTVPPQLIDVVEHMFSNGRLCYREELEADDDDDDDSSCRSPVSDTSEGDPLREAHTPISGDPGGAHAQHYPYDTYIKDEPVDYSLQNLKLKDEHLEDYTVKEEPLDLHMARDVHDMDTNFMASPERSPSVATSISDSPSPSVKDQKTRKIYKPRFHIISDYNDENSWNSESDVKTDTFEVKYCNNSVQSPWETFLRDWLSRTFEECEGMCVNRDQAYAYYERLCEVASVTVLPHTYFDETVLKEFRGVVTMIHPTDKKTFYEGLRVQLHSDHYGRIEELIDGEPSEPQHSMEMSPPMGAAPRGSPLTLEEDEVADERYADNYRGAPEEDLHSTPEVLRDGKYYLRMWLTDNFESVPDSCVLKAEAYRHYEEYAKSIKQSPFEMNVFGKIVRQVFPKVTIRRLGGRVKPQYHYCGIAVKSSSPLYKFMSGKDPAQRSRKKEIATDNKSAEIVIEWLRRNYEPGTDRIIMKSAVFSNYCSYCKAMNENSVTLNYFGKLVKHCFPNVEVRKCGGRSEPTWYYFGLVPKGEVVTSPYPSPQHHDSPLHAHDDLAGREPSSAYDLHVPQTTLGQRHLSPVGQEVHHPGIPAHSTSPIPISLAKSVPGPHYNTTPNGSYSNASMMLQSVLLNQHVNLAQSPLISSRSPFPQSPRDTLLEASCQRSSRAAEHSPVDARGYRESLSSHSPAAEGSSLQELRRHLMARSPYEPGDVPSDNMYSRSPGDTSAQFCRSPREMMEAVCRSPGDAALASHSPSDNSLLYSHSPLEANYQASVRQRTSLVGSVGGGAGGQVVPGMIFSHHAVPGPPMAGASPLHAHKRHKGQLQQGLDDFEMISDMTIE, from the coding sequence ATGGTGTCGCGAGCAAAGAGTTCAACGGGTACGATGGCTTTACATTGTTCGCAGGCAAAACTCTGGGTCAAATCTCACTATGAGCGACACGAGGACGGTGTGGTGGCCAAGTCCGTCATGTACAAGCACTACGAGGACTACTGCCGCGAACAGGGACGTAACATCATGGAAACGAGCATCTTCGGCCGCGTGGTCAAGTCCGTGTTCCCTGACGTAACCATCAGACGTCTGGGCGGCCGGGACAATCTGAAGTACTACTACTGCGGCATCCAGGCGAAGGAGACGTCGCCCTACGCCATCGACAACACAACCACGACCAGACCGAAGCGGCGTCTGCGGAAGCGGGAGCTGATCACCGACAAGGCGGACGTGCACCGCTGTCTCCTGTGGCTCCATAAAAATTACTGCTCGTCACCTGACTCGTCGGTGATCAAGGCGGAGGTGTACGACAGATACGTGCTCGAGTGTATAGCGGGGGCAGGCGAGCCCCTGTCCATGCAGTACTTCGGCATGGTTGTGACCCACGCCTTCCCACACATCTCAAAGAGGAAGCTGGGGCCCAGAGCCAACCAGCAGAAGTTCTATTTTGGCATCCAGGAGCGAGCGGCCCCGCTGCCACTCGACACTGTCCCGCCGCAGCTAATAGACGTCGTGGAGCACATGTTCAGCAACGGGCGGCTCTGTTATCGCGAGGAGCTCGAggctgacgacgacgacgacgatgacagtAGCTGTCGCAGCCCAGTGTCCGACACGTCCGAGGGAGACCCCCTGCGCGAGGCCCACACGCCCATCTCCGGCGACCCCGGCGGTGCCCATGCCCAGCATTACCCCTATGACACCTATATTAAAGATGAACCTGTAGACTAcagtttacaaaatttaaaactaaaagatgAACATTTAGAGGATTATACAGTGAAAGAGGAGCCGCTAGACCTCCACATGGCTCGTGATGTGCATGATATGGACACGAACTTTATGGCCAGTCCCGAGAGGTCGCCCTCCGTGGCCACCTCGATCAGTGACTCCCCGAGCCCCTCAGTGAAAGACCAAAAGACACGAAAAATCTATAAACCTCGGTTTCATATTATTTCTGATTATAACGATGAAAATAGTTGGAACAGTGAATCAGACGTGAAAACGGACACATTCGAAGTGAAGTACTGTAATAATTCCGTGCAGTCCCCGTGGGAAACTTTCCTGAGAGATTGGCTCTCGCGAACATTCGAGGAGTGCGAGGGGATGTGTGTGAATAGGGATCAGGCGTACGCTTATTATGAAAGACTGTGTGAAGTTGCAAGCGTAACCGTGCTGCCTCACACGTACTTCGACGAGACCGTGCTCAAGGAGTTCCGTGGTGTCGTCACCATGATTCACccgacagacaaaaaaacattcTACGAAGGACTCCGTGTCCAGTTACATTCCGATCATTATGGCCGCATTGAAGAGCTTATCGACGGCGAGCCGAGTGAGCCACAACATTCCATGGAGATGTCGCCTCCCATGGGCGCCGCCCCTCGCGGCTCCCCGCTCACTCTCGAGGAGGACGAAGTCGCAGACGAGAGATACGCCGACAACTACCGGGGCGCCCCCGAGGAGGACCTACATTCCACCCCCGAAGTGTTACGTGACGGCAAGTATTACCTGCGTATGTGGCTCACAGATAACTTCGAATCCGTGCCAGACTCTTGTGTTCTCAAAGCCGAGGCCTACCGCCACTACGAAGAGTACGCGAAGTCGATAAAACAGTCTCCTTTTGAAATGAATGTGTTCGGAAAGATAGTACGGCAGGTGTTCCCCAAAGTGACAATCCGTCGACTCGGCGGTCGTGTTAAACCTCAGTACCATTACTGTGGCATCGCTGTCAAGAGTTCGAGTCCGCTGTACAAGTTCATGAGCGGCAAGGACCCGGCGCAGCGATCACGCAAGAAGGAAATTGCGACAGACAACAAAAGTGCCGAGATTGTGATCGAGTGGCTCAGAAGAAACTACGAACCGGGAACAGACCGTATTATTATGAAGAGTGCAGTGTTTAGTAACTATTGCAGCTATTGCAAGGCCATGAATGAGAACTCGGTAACCCTGAACTATTTCGGAAAGTTAGTGAAGCATTGTTTCCCCAACGTTGAGGTACGAAAGTGTGGCGGCCGAAGCGAGCCCACCTGGTACTACTTCGGCCTCGTACCCAAGGGGGAGGTGGTGACCTCGCCTTACCCCAGCCCCCAGCACCACGATTCTCCCCTACACGCCCACGACGACCTGGCTGGCCGGGAACCATCGTCTGCGTACGACCTCCACGTCCCCCAGACCACCTTAGGTCAGAGACACCTGAGCCCGGTGGGCCAGGAGGTCCACCACCCCGGTATCCCCGCGCACAGCACTAGTCCCATTCCAATCTCCCTGGCCAAGAGTGTGCCAGGACCACACTATAATACAACGCCCAACGGTTCCTACAGTAATGCATCGATGATGCTTCAGTCAGTGCTGTTAAACCAGCACGTTAATCTTGCTCAATCCCCCTTGATCAGCAGTCGGTCGCCATTCCCCCAGTCCCCCCGCGACACCCTGCTGGAGGCCAGCTGCCAGCGCTCCAGCCGAGCGGCCGAGCACTCGCCTGTCGACGCGCGAGGCTACCGCGAGTCACTGAGCTCGCACTCGCCGGCGGCAGAGGGCAGCAGCCTCCAGGAGCTCCGTCGGCACCTGATGGCTCGCTCGCCGTACGAACCAGGCGACGTGCCCTCCGACAACATGTACTCTCGTTCTCCTGGCGACACGTCGGCGCAGTTCTGCCGATCGCCAAGAGAAATGATGGAGGCCGTTTGTCGTTCCCCGGGCGACGCTGCGTTGGCTTCCCACTCGCCGAGCGACAACTCACTGCTGTACTCGCACTCGCCGCTGGAAGCCAACTACCAAGCGTCAGTCCGGCAGCGCACGTCCCTGGTGGGCAGTGTgggcggcggcgcgggcggccAGGTGGTGCCCGGCATGATCTTCTCCCACCACGCCGTGCCCGGACCCCCCATGGCAGGGGCCTCCCCCCTCCACGCGCACAAGAGGCACAAAGGGCAGCTCCAGCAGGGCCTCGACGACTTCGAGATGATCAGCGACATGACCATTGAATAG